In the genome of Haemophilus pittmaniae, one region contains:
- the oppC gene encoding oligopeptide ABC transporter permease OppC translates to MTDYRTQPINQKNADFVEQVADRIEEMQLEGRSLWQDAKRRFFRNKAAVASLIILAFIIIFITIAPWFFPFTYEDTDWNMMSSAPTMEGYHFFGTDASGRDLLVRTAIGGRISLLVGIAGAFISVTIGTIYGAISGYVGGKTDMLMMRFLEILSSFPFMFFVILLVTLFGQNIFLIFIAIGAIAWLGLARIVRGQTLSLKNKEFVEAAIVCGVPRRQIIFKHIIPNVLGLVAVYASLEVPGLILFESFLSFLGLGTQEPMSSWGALLSDGAAQMEVSPWLLIFPAFFLCLTLFCFNFIGDGLRDALDPKDR, encoded by the coding sequence ATGACAGATTATCGTACTCAGCCGATTAATCAGAAAAATGCGGATTTTGTGGAGCAAGTGGCTGACCGTATTGAAGAAATGCAACTGGAAGGCCGCAGCCTATGGCAAGATGCGAAACGCCGTTTTTTCCGCAATAAGGCTGCCGTTGCCAGTCTCATTATTTTGGCATTTATTATTATATTTATCACCATTGCGCCTTGGTTCTTCCCCTTTACCTATGAAGACACCGATTGGAATATGATGAGTAGTGCACCGACTATGGAAGGTTATCACTTCTTTGGTACTGATGCCTCTGGTCGAGACTTGTTGGTACGTACTGCTATCGGTGGACGTATTTCCTTATTGGTCGGTATTGCTGGTGCTTTCATTTCCGTGACTATCGGCACAATTTATGGCGCAATTTCCGGCTATGTGGGTGGCAAGACAGATATGTTAATGATGCGTTTTTTAGAAATTCTTAGCTCATTTCCATTTATGTTTTTCGTCATTTTGTTGGTGACCCTTTTTGGCCAAAATATTTTCTTGATTTTTATCGCGATCGGGGCCATTGCCTGGCTTGGTCTTGCGCGTATCGTGCGGGGACAAACCCTCAGCCTAAAAAATAAAGAATTTGTCGAAGCGGCGATTGTTTGTGGCGTGCCACGTCGCCAAATCATTTTCAAGCATATTATTCCAAATGTATTGGGCTTAGTGGCTGTGTATGCCTCACTTGAAGTACCAGGACTCATTCTATTCGAATCATTCTTAAGCTTCTTAGGCTTAGGAACTCAAGAGCCGATGAGTAGCTGGGGAGCGCTATTAAGTGATGGTGCAGCACAAATGGAAGTCTCGCCTTGGTTATTAATTTTCCCGGCATTTTTCCTTTGTCTCACATTATTTTGTTTTAACTTTATTGGTGATGGGTTGCGTGATGCCCTGGATCCGAAAGACCGATAG